In Gopherus flavomarginatus isolate rGopFla2 chromosome 1, rGopFla2.mat.asm, whole genome shotgun sequence, a single genomic region encodes these proteins:
- the ZNF800 gene encoding zinc finger protein 800 isoform X3 gives MDDNLPDVNDKQSQAVNNLLEAIYPRVDKQEYVIKLEPIETNQNAVFQYISRTDNPEENIEISSSPDQAPLQIQESTTEQPKTVSIPDTETLELPPADAVINVMPTPDEPPPALNPELDSSDNSDFGHQLICCLCRKEFHSRRSVRRHIRKVHKKKMEELKKYIETKKKPNQRSTKGRNKNVLVTLGRSCPVCYKSFATKANVRRHFDEVHRGLRRDSITPDIATKPGQPLFLDTVSAKKSFKTRKQKSSSKAEYNLTACKCLLCKRKYSSQIMLKRHMQIVHKITLSGKNSKKEKGPNNTANGTEIKVKVEPADSVESSTPSITLSPQNELKGTSHSNEKKNTPAAQKNKVKRDLENPKSTNPSAAGGQQKTRKPKLSAGFDFKQLYCKLCKRQFTSKQNLTKHIELHTDGNNIYVKFYRCPLCTYETRRKRDVIRHITVVHKKSSRYLGKITASLEIRAIKKPIDFVLNKVAKRGPQRDEARQIGSKQDVASNSPSKKFEGADVGIEVKVTKNFSLHRCNKCGKAFAKKTFLEHHKKTHKANASHSPEENKTKGRSTRSKALVW, from the coding sequence accTTCCAGATGTCAATGATAAACAAAGCCAAGCTGTAAATAATCTTCTGGAAGCCATTTATCCTAGAGTGGACAAACAAGAATATGTAATTAAGCTGGAACCTATAGAAACAAATCAGAATGCTGTGTTTCAGTACATTTCAAGAACTGACAACCCAGAAGAGAACATTGAGATTAGCAGTAGTCCTGATCAAGCTCCATTACAAATACAGGAATCTACCACTGAGCAACCCAAAACTGTTTCAATTCCAGATACAGAAACTTTAGAGTTGCCACCTGCTGATGCTGTAATAAATGTAATGCCTACTCCTGACGAACCACCTCCAGCATTAAATCCTGAATTGGACTCTTCTGATAATTCAGATTTTGGCCACCAGTTGATTTGTTGTTtatgtagaaaagaatttcattCCAGACGTAGTGTACGTCGGCACATTAGAAAAGTACACAAAAAAAAGATGGAAGAACTAAAGAAGTACatagaaacaaaaaagaaaccaaaTCAGCGCTCCACAAAAGGACGAAATAAGAATGTGCTTGTAACATTAGGTAGAAGTTGTCCCGTATGTTATAAATCATTTGCTACAAAAGCCAATGTAAGGAGGCATTTTGACGAAGTTCATAGGGGGTTAAGGAGGGATTCCATTACTCCTGATATAGCTACAAAGCCTGGGCAACCTTTGTTCTTGGATACAGTTTCTGCTAAAAAATCTTTTAAGACCCGAAAACAAAAGTCTTCCTCAAAGGCTGAATACAATTTAACTGCATGCAAATGCCTTCTGTGCAAGAGAAAATATAGTTCACAAATAATGCTTAAAAGGCACATGCAAATTGTTCACAAGATAACGCTTTCCGGAAAGAACTCTAAAAAAGAGAAAGGACCCAATAATACTGCCAACGGcacagaaataaaagtaaaagttGAACCAGCAGATTCTGTAGAATCTTCAACCCCTTCCATCACCCTTTCTCCACAGAATGAGTTAAAGGGAACAAGTCATTCAAATGAGAAAAAGAACacaccagcagcacagaaaaaTAAAGTTAAGCGAGACCTTGAAAACCCTAAATCAACAAATCCATCTGCTGCAGGTGGCCAGCAAAAAACAAGGAAGCCAAAACTTTCAGCTGGCTTTGACTTCAAGCAGCTTTACTGTAAACTGTGTAAACGTCAATTTACTTCTAAACAGAACTTGACAAAACACATTGAGTTGCACACAGATGGAAATAACATTTATGTTAAATTCTACAGGTGTCCTCTCTGCACTTATGAAACACGTCGCAAACGTGATGTGATAAGGCATATAACTGTAGTTCATAAAAAGTCATCACGTTACCTTGGTAAAATAACTGCAAGTTTAGAAATCAGAGCAATAAAAAAGCCTATTGATTTTGTTCTAAATAAGGTGGCAAAAAGAGGCCCTCAGAGGGATGAAGCAAGACAGATTGGTTCAAAACAGGATGTCGCCTCTAACTCACCGAGTAAAAAGTTTGAAGGAGCTGATGTTGGCATAGAAGTAAAAGTCACAAAAAACTTTTCTCTTCACAGATGCAATAAATGTGGAAAGGCATTTGCTAAAAAGACTTTTCTAGAACACCATAAGAAAACTCACAAGGCAAATGCATCTCATTCAccagaagaaaacaaaaccaaaggcAGAAGTACAAGATCAAAAGCTCTTGTCTGGTGA